One Oncorhynchus masou masou isolate Uvic2021 chromosome 18, UVic_Omas_1.1, whole genome shotgun sequence DNA window includes the following coding sequences:
- the mkks gene encoding McKusick-Kaufman/Bardet-Biedl syndromes putative chaperonin, whose product MSRVTKKASSVCTDSPLSMSEVCRKMTLMRQILTSCFGPNGRLKQVHNNVGGHVLTTSTSTSLLQAVSSSEPLLKLITASILNHLSRFSDCGLYTGILCFSLIDHVQKSGLRPSVAIKINKQLLEVCTSFLNQEDCGCKVNVDFNSCQSLVTLARSVISSKPACVLTEGEQQHISTLAVHAFLLTVPCGDTPGSPDRVRLGRTVTVSIEGQFVLDSAVFPGLLVNVPDMQLHPTDSEKTRRGPGPFRLALFTVSLSGDLSEFGEGSLEVHRGAPDPEDLILDELLKLGEQAVTDQVEVFMCQRVIHPVLQHYLRRHGVLVVERLGIALIQPIVQMTGAQAVALYQTPIPPEAYGQVEGCCVRTVGSRKMLHLLPPREPAPAVCTMVLCHRNDTMLNELKAACQRAEHVLRLTLRDPVALLGGGCTETHMAAYIRNKGSTEAARAALSLGVSQSQYLLGLNGFCSSLEAVAVALVHDGETGLVDLSYAHHWSVPQGEAVHSGTVPQGEAVHSGTVLQGEAVHSGTVPQGEAVHSGTVPQGEAVHSGTVPQGEAVHSGTVPQGEAVHSGTVPQGEAVHSGTVPQGEAVHSGTVPQGEAVHSGTVPQGEAVHSGTVPQGEAVHSGTVPQGEAVHSGTVPQGEALQRGDGYEVPATCGCGLVVRSARPGLVWTPLNTRYPSRPAPLVVGKDTPPQLRVLDSFTAKLNALQVAVEMANLVLDIRYVIQDVN is encoded by the exons ATGTCTCGAGTTACCAAGAAAGCGTCATCTGTCTGTACAGACAGCCCACTGAGCATGAGTGAAGTCTGTCGGAAGATGACACTGATGAGGCAGATCCTCACCTCTTGTTTCGGACCCAATGGTAGACTGAAGCAAGTCCATAACAACGTTGGTGGACACGTCCtgaccacctccacctctacatcCCTACTTCAAGCTGTTTCCTCATCGGAGCCGTTACTCAAACTTATAACTGCCTCCATCCTAAACCACCTGTCCCGGTTCAGTGACTGTGGTCTGTACACTGGCATCCTCTGTTTTTCCCTCATTGACCATGTTCAGAAGTCAGGCTTGAGACCAAGTGTTGCGATCAAAATCAACAAACAACTATTGGAGGTTTGCACCAGTTTCCTCAACCAGGAGGACTGTGGCTGTAAAGTGAATGTCGATTTCAACAGCTGCCAGAGCTTGGTGACACTAGCCAGGAGTGTCATCTCTAGCAAACCTGCCTGTGTGTTGACCGAGGGTGAACAACAGCATATCAGCACGTTGGCTGTCcatgcctttctactgactgtcCCCTGTGGTGACACCCCAGGCTCCCCAGACAGAGTCCGTCTTGGTAGGACTGTGACTGTCTCCATCGAGGGACAGTTTGTGCTAGATTCTGCAGTGTTTCCAGGTCTGCTGGTGAATGTCCCAGACATGCAGCTTCACCCCACAGACTCGGAGAAAACCAGACGGGGGCCTGGTCCCTTCCGACTAGCCCTGTTCACGGTGTCTCTCTCAGGGGATCTATCTGAGTTCGGAGAGGGGTCCCTGGAG GTGCACAGAGGAGCCCCTGACCCAGAAGACCTCATCCTGGATGAGTTACTGAAGCTGGGAGAGCAGGCAGTTACAGACCAGGTGGAGGTGTTTATGTGTCAGAGAGTAATACACCCTGTACTGCAGCATTACCTCCGGAGGCATGGGGTCTTGGTTGTAGAGAGACTCGGCATTGCACTCATCCAGCCCATTGTTCAAATGACAg GTGCTCAAGCAgtggcattgtaccagaccccTATACCTCCTGAGGCCTATGGCCAGGTGGAAGGCTGCTGTGTCAGGACCGTTGGATCCAGAAAGATGTTGCATCTCCTTCCACCTCGGGAACCAGCACCAGCTGTCTGCACTATGGTCCTCTGCCACAGGAACGACACCATGCTCAACGAACTGAAG GCTGCGTGTCAGAGGGCAGAGCATGTGTTGAGGCTGACCCTGAGAGACCCAGTAGCTCTGCTGGGAGGAGGATGCACTGAGACACACATGGCAGCCTACATCAGGAACAAG GGCAGTACTGAAGCAGCGAGGGCAGCGTTATCCCTGGGAGTCTCCCAGTCTCAGTACCTACTGGGACTGAACGGGTTCTGCTCCTCCCTGGAGGCTGTGGCCGTGGCCCTGGTGCACGACGGAGAAACCGGCCTCGTAGACCTCAGCTACGCCCACCACTGGTCTGTGCCCCAGGGAGAGGCTGTTCATTCGGGTACTGTGCCCCAGGGAGAGGCTGTTCATTCGGGTACTGTGCTCCAGGGAGAGGCTGTTCATTCGGGTACTGTGCCCCAGGGAGAGGCTGTTCATTCGGGTACTGTGCCCCAGGGAGAGGCTGTTCATTCGGGTACTGTGCCCCAGGGAGAGGCTGTTCATTCGGGTACTGTGCCCCAGGGAGAGGCTGTTCATTCGGGTACTGTGCCCCAGGGAGAGGCTGTTCATTCGGGTACTGTGCCCCAGGGAGAGGCTGTTCATTCGGGTACTGTGCCCCAGGGAGAGGCTGTTCATTCGGGTACTGTGCCCCAGGGAGAGGCTGTTCATTCGGGTACTGTGCCCCAGGGAGAGGCTGTTCATTCGGGTACTGTGCCCCAGGGAGAGGCTGTTCATTCGGGTACTGTGCCCCAGGGAGAGGCACTCCAGCGGGGTGATGGATATGAGGTTCCAGCCACCTGTGGCTGTGGCCTGGTGGTGAGGAGCGCCAGGCCTGGGCTGGTGTGGACCCCCCTCAACACCAG GTACCCTTCACGTCCCGCCCCCCTGGTTGTGGGTAAGGACACTCCCCCTCAGCTCAGGGTGCTGGACTCCTTCACAGCCAAACTCAATGCTCTGCAGGTTGCCGTGGAAATGGCTAATCTGGTACTGGACATTAGATACGTCATCCAAGATGTCAATTGA